The Roseovarius indicus genome has a segment encoding these proteins:
- a CDS encoding UDP-N-acetylmuramoyl-tripeptide--D-alanyl-D-alanine ligase encodes MTLWTAAEAAEATGGQAIGDWRATGVSIDTRTLMPGDMFVALKAARDGHDFVQAALEGGAGAAMVTHVPDGVAEDAPLLIVEDVQAGLEALGRAGRERAKARVVAVTGSVGKTSTKEMLRHVLGSQGKTHAAEASYNNHWGVPLTLARLPVDAKYAVIEIGMNHPGEIAPLTKMARPHVAVITTVAPAHLEAFESIEGIAREKATIFEGLEPGGVAVLKGDLATTPILIEAAERHAAKIVTFGTAPGNHHRLLKTEVHERVTVGHARIWRTPVVFKVGVAGRHFAENALAVLAAVWQVGADRGVAITDLARWHPPSGRGTRDVLQLDSGDETWTIDLIDDAFNANPASMAASLDMLVAAQPRDDIGRIAKGRRIAILGDMLELGEGEIALHAALAELPQMRDIDEVHCVGPRMKALWEALPEDQRGHHVKSAEKLAERAHRLVDAGDVVLVKGSKGSRVSLVVDALRKAGRALRREEEDD; translated from the coding sequence ATGACGCTGTGGACGGCGGCAGAGGCAGCCGAGGCCACTGGCGGGCAGGCGATCGGGGACTGGCGGGCGACGGGCGTTTCGATCGATACGCGGACGTTGATGCCGGGGGACATGTTTGTGGCGCTGAAGGCGGCGCGGGACGGGCATGATTTCGTGCAGGCGGCGCTGGAAGGCGGTGCCGGGGCGGCGATGGTCACCCATGTGCCGGACGGCGTGGCCGAGGATGCGCCGCTTCTGATCGTGGAGGATGTGCAGGCCGGGCTCGAGGCGTTGGGGCGCGCGGGCCGGGAAAGGGCCAAGGCACGGGTCGTGGCGGTGACCGGGTCGGTCGGCAAGACCTCGACCAAGGAGATGCTGCGGCATGTGCTGGGGTCGCAGGGCAAGACCCATGCGGCCGAGGCGAGCTATAACAACCACTGGGGCGTGCCGCTGACGCTGGCGCGGCTGCCGGTGGATGCGAAATACGCCGTGATCGAGATCGGCATGAACCACCCCGGCGAGATCGCGCCGCTGACGAAGATGGCGCGGCCGCATGTGGCGGTGATCACCACGGTGGCGCCGGCGCACCTGGAGGCGTTCGAGTCGATCGAGGGGATCGCACGGGAAAAGGCCACGATCTTCGAGGGGCTGGAGCCGGGCGGGGTGGCCGTGCTGAAGGGCGACCTGGCGACGACGCCGATCCTGATCGAGGCGGCGGAGCGTCATGCGGCGAAGATCGTGACGTTCGGCACGGCGCCGGGGAACCATCACCGCCTGCTGAAGACCGAAGTGCATGAGCGGGTGACCGTGGGCCATGCACGGATCTGGCGGACGCCGGTCGTTTTCAAGGTGGGCGTGGCGGGGCGGCATTTTGCCGAGAACGCCCTTGCCGTGCTGGCCGCTGTCTGGCAGGTGGGCGCCGACCGCGGCGTGGCGATCACCGATCTGGCACGCTGGCATCCGCCGTCGGGGCGCGGCACGCGGGACGTGCTGCAGCTCGACAGTGGCGACGAGACGTGGACGATCGACCTGATCGACGATGCCTTCAACGCCAACCCCGCGTCGATGGCGGCCTCGCTCGACATGCTGGTCGCCGCACAGCCGCGGGATGATATCGGCCGCATCGCCAAGGGCCGGCGGATCGCCATCCTGGGCGACATGCTGGAGCTGGGCGAGGGTGAGATCGCGCTGCACGCCGCGCTGGCGGAGTTGCCGCAGATGCGCGATATAGACGAGGTGCATTGCGTGGGCCCGCGTATGAAGGCGCTTTGGGAGGCTCTGCCCGAAGACCAGCGCGGCCATCACGTGAAGAGTGCCGAGAAACTGGCCGAGCGGGCGCACCGGCTGGTCGATGCGGGTGACGTGGTGCTGGTCAAGGGCTCGAAGGGCAGCCGCGTGAGCCTTGTGGTCGACGCGCTGCGCAAGGCGGGCCGGGCGCTTCGGCGCGAAGAAGAGGACGACTGA
- a CDS encoding dimethylsulfoniopropionate demethylase: MGAPLLSPSRRLRRTPFSEGVEAAGVKAYTVYNHMLLPTVFRSVEEDYHHLKEAVQVWDVACERQVELRGPDAGRLMQMLTPRDLRGMLPGQCYYMPIVDETGGMLNDPVAVKLAEDRFWISIADSDLLFWVNGVAQGWRLDVLIDEPDISPLAVQGPKAEELMARVFGDAARDIRFFRFAPLEFQGRMHVVARSGYSKQGGYEIYVDGTDAGMPLWNALMEAGKDLDVHAGCPNLIERVESGLLSYGNDMTDDNTPHECGLGRFCNTQSAVGCIGRDALLRVAKEGPVQQIRALAIEGPRVPVCDKWWPVTARGKTVGRVSSAVWSPDFDTNVAIGMVRLTHWDPGDIVEVHTPDGVRPAEVQAAFWN; encoded by the coding sequence ATGGGTGCGCCGCTTTTGTCGCCGTCGCGCCGGTTGCGCCGGACGCCGTTCTCGGAAGGTGTCGAGGCGGCCGGGGTGAAGGCCTACACGGTTTACAATCACATGCTTCTGCCGACGGTGTTCCGGTCGGTGGAGGAGGATTACCATCACCTCAAGGAGGCGGTGCAGGTCTGGGATGTCGCCTGTGAGCGGCAGGTGGAACTGCGTGGGCCCGATGCCGGGCGGCTGATGCAGATGCTGACGCCGCGGGATCTGCGGGGGATGCTGCCGGGGCAGTGCTATTACATGCCGATCGTCGACGAGACCGGGGGCATGCTGAACGATCCGGTGGCGGTGAAGCTGGCGGAGGACCGGTTCTGGATCTCGATTGCCGACAGCGACCTGCTGTTCTGGGTGAACGGCGTGGCGCAGGGCTGGCGTCTGGATGTGCTGATCGACGAGCCCGATATCTCGCCACTGGCGGTGCAGGGGCCCAAGGCCGAGGAGCTGATGGCGCGGGTCTTTGGCGATGCAGCGCGGGATATCCGGTTTTTCCGGTTTGCGCCGCTGGAGTTCCAGGGGCGGATGCATGTCGTGGCGCGCTCGGGCTATTCGAAACAGGGCGGCTACGAGATTTACGTGGATGGCACGGATGCCGGGATGCCCTTGTGGAATGCGTTGATGGAGGCGGGGAAGGATCTGGACGTGCATGCCGGGTGCCCCAACCTGATCGAGCGGGTGGAGAGCGGCTTGCTGAGTTACGGCAATGACATGACCGACGACAACACGCCGCATGAATGCGGGCTGGGCCGGTTCTGCAACACGCAATCGGCGGTGGGGTGCATCGGACGCGATGCGTTGCTGCGCGTGGCCAAGGAAGGGCCGGTGCAGCAGATCCGGGCGCTGGCGATCGAGGGGCCGCGGGTGCCCGTCTGTGACAAGTGGTGGCCGGTGACGGCGCGGGGCAAGACGGTGGGGCGGGTGAGCTCGGCCGTGTGGAGCCCGGATTTCGATACGAATGTCGCCATCGGCATGGTGCGCCTGACCCATTGGGATCCGGGCGATATCGTCGAGGTGCATACGCCCGACGGGGTGCGGCCGGCCGAGGTGCAGGCCGCGTTCTGGAACTGA
- a CDS encoding UDP-N-acetylmuramoyl-L-alanyl-D-glutamate--2,6-diaminopimelate ligase: MGRRKSLAELGLTAQGGRKAEITGLAVDSREVREGFLFAALPGTRVHGGEFIQYALRMGAGAILTDADGARIAEAELAESEAALIVTEDPRQALSYCAALWFGAQPETVVAVTGTNGKTSVASFTRQIWTALGFEAVSIGTTGVEGAYEVPLKHTTPEPITLHRVLAESEAAGVTHAAMEASSHGLAQRRLDGVRIAAAGFTNLTQDHLDYHADLDEYFSAKAGLFTRVLSEDGVAVINVDDERGRDMAAIARSRGQEVLSVGRRDGADLHIIARSFAPTGQVLRFQWHGRVGQAELGLIGGFQSENVLLAAGLAIGAGADPDQVFDTLPRMQTVRGRMQLAARRVNGASVFVDYAHTPGAVETAIKALRPHVMGRLLVIVGAGGDRDRTKRPLMGQAAAEHADLVIVTDDNPRSEDPASIRSAVMLGCPEALEVGDRAEAILRGVDALGPGDALLITGKGHETGQIVGDNIFPFDDSEQASVAVAALDGGLA; this comes from the coding sequence GTGGGTCGACGGAAATCATTGGCAGAGCTTGGCCTGACCGCGCAAGGCGGCAGGAAAGCCGAGATCACCGGGCTTGCGGTGGACAGTCGCGAGGTGAGGGAGGGGTTCCTCTTCGCCGCGCTGCCGGGCACGCGGGTGCATGGGGGCGAGTTCATCCAGTACGCGCTGCGGATGGGCGCCGGGGCGATCCTGACGGATGCCGACGGCGCGCGGATCGCCGAGGCCGAACTGGCCGAGAGCGAGGCCGCGCTGATCGTGACGGAAGACCCGCGGCAGGCGCTGTCCTATTGCGCGGCGCTGTGGTTCGGGGCGCAGCCGGAGACGGTGGTGGCCGTCACGGGAACGAACGGCAAGACCTCCGTGGCGAGCTTTACGCGGCAGATCTGGACGGCGCTGGGGTTCGAGGCGGTGAGCATCGGTACCACCGGGGTCGAGGGCGCCTATGAGGTGCCGCTGAAGCATACGACGCCCGAGCCCATTACCCTGCACCGGGTTCTGGCCGAGAGCGAGGCTGCGGGGGTGACCCATGCGGCGATGGAGGCGTCGAGCCACGGGCTGGCGCAGAGGCGGCTGGACGGGGTCAGGATCGCGGCGGCGGGGTTTACCAACCTGACGCAGGATCACCTCGACTATCACGCTGATCTTGACGAATATTTCTCGGCCAAGGCGGGGCTGTTCACGCGGGTTTTGTCTGAGGATGGCGTGGCTGTCATCAATGTCGATGACGAGCGGGGCCGGGACATGGCGGCGATCGCGCGCTCGCGCGGGCAGGAAGTGCTGAGCGTCGGGCGACGCGACGGGGCCGATCTGCATATCATCGCGCGGAGTTTCGCGCCGACGGGGCAGGTGCTGCGGTTCCAGTGGCATGGCCGCGTGGGGCAGGCGGAGCTGGGCCTGATCGGCGGGTTCCAGTCGGAGAACGTGCTTCTGGCCGCGGGACTGGCGATTGGCGCGGGGGCCGACCCGGACCAGGTGTTCGACACGTTGCCGCGGATGCAGACCGTGCGGGGGCGGATGCAGCTGGCCGCGCGGCGGGTGAACGGCGCGTCGGTTTTCGTGGACTATGCCCATACGCCGGGCGCCGTGGAGACGGCGATCAAGGCGCTCAGGCCGCATGTGATGGGCCGGCTTTTGGTGATCGTGGGCGCGGGGGGCGACCGGGATCGCACCAAGCGCCCGCTGATGGGGCAGGCGGCGGCGGAACATGCCGACCTGGTGATCGTGACCGACGACAACCCGCGCAGCGAGGACCCGGCGTCGATCCGCTCGGCGGTGATGCTGGGCTGCCCCGAGGCGCTGGAAGTGGGCGACCGGGCCGAGGCGATTTTGCGCGGGGTCGATGCGCTGGGGCCGGGGGATGCGCTCTTGATCACCGGCAAGGGGCATGAGACGGGCCAGATCGTGGGCGACAACATCTTTCCCTTCGATGACAGCGAGCAGGCCAGCGTTGCCGTGGCGGCGCTTGACGGCGGGCTGGCATGA
- a CDS encoding DinB family protein: MITPDYCRLMARYNAWQNRQIEKALQAVSLEDLKADHGAFFGSILGTLNHLVWADQMWMSRFDRKFEKPEVGVKGSTELFPTLGAWSAERFRMDGVLSRWAAELHAIDLTGSFSFYSGSVGCEVSRPIAPCVIHMFNHQTHHRGQLHAMMTKTGLEAPVTDLFLMPDEE, translated from the coding sequence ATGATCACGCCTGACTATTGCCGCCTGATGGCGCGTTACAATGCCTGGCAGAACCGCCAGATCGAGAAGGCGTTGCAGGCGGTGTCGCTTGAAGACCTCAAGGCCGATCACGGGGCGTTCTTCGGCTCGATCCTCGGCACGCTGAACCACCTTGTCTGGGCCGACCAGATGTGGATGAGCCGGTTCGACAGGAAGTTCGAGAAACCGGAGGTCGGGGTCAAGGGGAGCACCGAGCTGTTTCCGACGCTGGGGGCGTGGAGCGCCGAGCGGTTCCGGATGGACGGGGTGCTGTCGCGCTGGGCGGCGGAGTTGCATGCGATCGACCTGACCGGGAGCTTTTCGTTCTACTCGGGGTCGGTGGGCTGCGAGGTGAGCCGGCCGATCGCGCCTTGCGTGATCCACATGTTCAACCACCAGACCCATCACCGCGGGCAGTTGCATGCGATGATGACGAAGACCGGGCTGGAGGCGCCGGTGACCGACCTGTTTCTCATGCCGGACGAGGAGTGA
- the ftsL gene encoding cell division protein FtsL, translating to MRSLFYVLTALSVIGLAFWAYHENYTTQEAQARAERLQLRIGEERQRLRMLRAEWAYLNRPQRLRDLADINFDRLGLLPLQPYQFGKIDQVSFPKRDPLPITNPVDVMNMEVGQ from the coding sequence ATGCGCAGTCTGTTCTACGTGCTCACCGCATTGTCGGTCATCGGTCTGGCCTTCTGGGCCTATCACGAGAATTACACCACGCAGGAGGCGCAGGCGCGGGCCGAGCGCCTGCAGCTTCGGATCGGCGAGGAGCGGCAGCGGCTTCGGATGCTGCGGGCCGAGTGGGCCTATCTCAACCGGCCGCAGCGGCTGCGCGACCTGGCGGATATCAATTTCGACCGGCTGGGGCTTTTGCCGCTGCAGCCGTACCAGTTCGGCAAGATCGACCAGGTGTCGTTTCCCAAGCGTGATCCGCTGCCGATCACCAACCCGGTGGACGTGATGAACATGGAGGTGGGGCAATGA
- the acuI gene encoding acryloyl-CoA reductase: MFNALVVEKDEESGKTSAEVKQIGEEDLPHADVTVAVEYSTVNYKDGLCIGPGGGLVRKYPHVPGIDFAGTVESSDDDRYKPGDKVVLTGWRVGEAHWGGYSQKARVKADWLVPLPEGLDTRQAMAVGTAGFTAMLAVMALEDQGLKTGPVLVTGAAGGVGSVATAILANLGHEVAAVTGRPEQEEYLKALGASRIVPREELTEVTKKPLEQETWGGCIDAVAGAMLGRVLKQMEYGSSVAAIGLAGGAAIEGALITPFILRGVNLLGIDSVMQPYENRVRAWERIAKDLPMDKLEAMVQPATLSDLPGLGKDILKGQVKGRVVVDVNA, encoded by the coding sequence ATGTTCAACGCACTGGTCGTCGAGAAGGACGAAGAGAGCGGCAAGACTTCCGCCGAGGTCAAGCAGATCGGCGAAGAGGATCTGCCCCATGCCGACGTGACGGTGGCGGTGGAATATTCCACGGTGAACTACAAGGACGGGCTGTGCATCGGGCCGGGCGGCGGGTTGGTGCGGAAATATCCGCACGTGCCGGGGATCGACTTTGCCGGGACCGTCGAGTCGAGTGACGATGACCGCTACAAGCCCGGTGACAAGGTGGTGCTGACCGGCTGGCGCGTGGGCGAGGCGCATTGGGGCGGTTATTCGCAGAAGGCGCGGGTGAAGGCCGATTGGCTGGTGCCGCTGCCCGAGGGCCTCGATACGCGGCAGGCGATGGCGGTGGGCACCGCCGGCTTTACCGCGATGCTGGCGGTGATGGCGCTGGAGGACCAGGGGCTGAAGACCGGACCGGTGCTGGTGACCGGGGCCGCGGGTGGCGTTGGTAGCGTGGCGACGGCGATCCTGGCCAATCTCGGGCACGAGGTGGCGGCCGTCACCGGGCGGCCGGAGCAGGAAGAGTACTTGAAGGCGCTGGGCGCCAGCCGGATCGTGCCGCGCGAGGAACTGACGGAGGTCACCAAGAAGCCGCTGGAGCAGGAGACCTGGGGCGGCTGTATCGATGCCGTGGCGGGTGCGATGCTGGGCCGGGTTCTGAAGCAGATGGAATATGGCAGCTCGGTCGCGGCGATTGGCCTGGCCGGGGGCGCGGCGATCGAAGGCGCGCTGATCACGCCGTTCATCCTGCGGGGTGTGAACCTGCTGGGGATCGACAGCGTGATGCAGCCCTATGAGAACCGCGTGCGCGCGTGGGAGCGGATCGCCAAGGACCTGCCGATGGACAAGCTGGAGGCGATGGTGCAGCCGGCGACCCTGTCGGATCTGCCGGGTCTGGGCAAGGATATCCTGAAAGGGCAGGTAAAGGGGCGCGTCGTGGTGGACGTGAACGCCTGA
- the rsmH gene encoding 16S rRNA (cytosine(1402)-N(4))-methyltransferase RsmH, which produces MGQAATEGPHVPVLIEPLLRAVAPVEGVWIDGTLGAGGYTRRLLEAGAETVIGIDRDPLALEIAQEWAGAYGERVKLVQSTFSHMDEAAEAVDGVVLDLGVSSMQLDRAERGFSFMKDGPLDMRMSQEGPSAADLVNNSEEAALADILFLYGEERASRRIARAIVKAREVEPITTTAALAEICERSLPRPKPGQAHPATRSFQALRIAVNDEYAELVEGLEAAERVLRPGGQLAVVSFHSIEDRIVKRFLQIKSDTGGGGSRHAPAEAEREPQFTIGHRKAIGPDKDELARNPRARSAKLRVAVRTGARPVPADRAALGMPQLKRGF; this is translated from the coding sequence ATGGGACAGGCTGCCACCGAAGGTCCCCATGTTCCTGTTCTTATCGAGCCTTTGCTGCGGGCGGTTGCCCCGGTCGAGGGCGTGTGGATCGACGGCACGCTGGGCGCGGGCGGGTATACGCGGCGGTTGCTGGAGGCCGGGGCGGAGACGGTGATCGGCATCGACCGGGATCCGCTGGCGCTGGAGATCGCGCAGGAATGGGCCGGGGCGTATGGCGAGCGGGTGAAGCTGGTGCAGAGCACGTTTTCGCATATGGACGAGGCCGCGGAGGCCGTGGATGGCGTTGTGCTGGATCTGGGCGTGTCCTCGATGCAGCTTGACCGGGCCGAGCGGGGGTTTTCCTTCATGAAGGACGGCCCGCTCGACATGCGGATGAGCCAGGAGGGGCCGAGCGCGGCCGACCTGGTGAACAATTCCGAAGAAGCGGCGCTGGCCGATATCCTGTTTCTTTACGGCGAGGAGCGGGCCAGCCGAAGGATTGCCAGGGCGATCGTCAAGGCACGCGAGGTGGAGCCGATCACGACCACGGCCGCGCTGGCCGAGATCTGCGAGCGGAGCCTGCCGCGGCCCAAGCCGGGGCAGGCGCATCCGGCGACGCGGAGCTTCCAGGCACTGAGGATTGCCGTGAACGACGAGTATGCCGAGTTGGTCGAGGGGCTGGAGGCCGCCGAGCGCGTGCTGCGCCCCGGTGGGCAGTTGGCCGTCGTGAGTTTTCATTCGATCGAGGACCGGATCGTGAAACGGTTTTTGCAGATCAAGTCGGATACCGGGGGCGGGGGCAGCCGCCACGCGCCGGCCGAGGCCGAACGCGAACCGCAATTCACCATCGGGCATCGCAAGGCGATCGGTCCGGACAAGGACGAGCTGGCCCGCAACCCGCGTGCCCGCAGCGCCAAGCTGCGGGTGGCGGTGCGGACCGGGGCAAGGCCTGTGCCGGCCGACCGTGCCGCGCTTGGCATGCCGCAACTCAAGAGGGGATTCTGA
- a CDS encoding DUF1326 domain-containing protein — protein MALKRRQDADKLPISQRIDNRMANPKRRKMTPTEWKIKGELFLNCSCEVFCPCVVSLGKHPPTEGDCKAWMAIAIDEGHYEGEDLSGLNVGLMVEIPGRMAEGGWKVAAYVDERASGKAYNGILQIFSGAAGGTTGLFTMLVSDIVGAEREKVEIVREGKRRGLYIGRKIQGEIEMIDGASPDHPVMISNSKYWMGPDIIAARGTKSRVRDYGRIWDFGGKSAEICPIDWGGPK, from the coding sequence ATGGCCCTGAAACGCAGGCAGGATGCCGACAAGCTGCCGATTTCGCAGCGGATCGACAACCGGATGGCGAACCCCAAGCGGCGGAAGATGACGCCGACGGAGTGGAAGATAAAGGGCGAGCTGTTCCTCAACTGCTCGTGCGAGGTTTTCTGCCCCTGCGTGGTCAGCCTTGGCAAGCACCCGCCGACGGAGGGCGACTGCAAGGCGTGGATGGCGATTGCCATAGACGAGGGGCATTACGAGGGGGAAGACCTGTCGGGCTTGAACGTCGGGCTAATGGTCGAGATTCCCGGCCGGATGGCCGAGGGCGGCTGGAAGGTGGCGGCTTACGTCGACGAGCGGGCGAGCGGGAAGGCGTATAATGGCATCCTGCAGATCTTTTCCGGCGCCGCCGGGGGCACGACGGGGCTGTTTACGATGCTGGTCAGCGACATCGTGGGCGCCGAGCGCGAGAAGGTCGAGATTGTCCGCGAAGGCAAGCGGCGGGGCCTTTACATCGGGCGCAAGATACAGGGCGAGATCGAGATGATCGACGGGGCGAGCCCGGATCATCCGGTGATGATCTCGAATTCGAAATACTGGATGGGTCCGGACATCATCGCCGCGCGCGGGACGAAGTCGCGGGTGCGGGATTACGGACGGATCTGGGATTTCGGCGGCAAGTCGGCCGAAATCTGCCCGATCGACTGGGGCGGACCCAAGTAG
- a CDS encoding peptidoglycan D,D-transpeptidase FtsI family protein: MIRTPLRPLARILPARARGENPDAIERENIRARHEEMRDKARTRAEGRLLVLGLFFLCAFTVIGGRMGVLANTEPSEPRTSVAGADILAQRADIVDRKGRILATNFETHSLYAQPQQMIEPVRAADELVKIFPDLDHARLVKDFSGKRKFLWIKKKLSPEQKQAVHDIGEPGLLFGPREMRLYPNGKLAAHVLGGASFGREGVYAAEVIGVAGIEKFYDERLRDPAKGHEPLTLSLDLSVQAAIERVLYGGMSLMNAKGAAAVLMDVQTGELISLASLPDFDPNDRPRPPTKGNASDSPLFNRAVQGLYELGSTFKIFAMAQALELRLVTPETMVDTRGPLTWGKFRIRDFHDYGSQLSATKVIVKSSNIGTARVAQMIGAERQQEFLKSLGFFEPTGVELVEAAGAKPLLPPKWSELSTMTISYGHGLSASPLHLASAYATIANGGHKVTPTLLRQPKGQLGAEVMSEQTAAKSMAMLRKVVSEGTASLGEVPGYAVAGKTGTADKPKENGRGYYEDKVIATFASAFPAHDPKYVLVVSLDEPVETSGDIPRRTAGWTAVPVAAEIIRRVAPLLGLRPEIEPGQLAGITLTSN, translated from the coding sequence ATGATCCGCACGCCGCTGCGCCCGCTGGCGCGTATCCTTCCGGCCCGCGCCCGGGGCGAGAACCCCGACGCGATCGAACGCGAGAACATCCGTGCCCGGCACGAGGAGATGCGCGACAAGGCGCGGACCCGGGCCGAGGGGCGGCTTCTGGTGCTGGGGCTGTTCTTCCTGTGTGCCTTCACCGTGATCGGCGGGCGGATGGGGGTTCTGGCCAATACCGAGCCGAGCGAGCCGCGCACCAGCGTGGCGGGCGCCGATATCCTGGCGCAGCGGGCGGATATCGTCGACCGGAAGGGCCGGATCCTCGCCACCAATTTCGAGACGCACAGCCTTTATGCCCAGCCGCAGCAGATGATCGAGCCGGTGCGCGCCGCCGACGAGCTGGTGAAGATTTTCCCCGATCTCGATCATGCGCGGCTGGTGAAGGATTTCAGTGGTAAGCGCAAGTTCCTGTGGATCAAGAAGAAACTGAGCCCCGAGCAGAAACAGGCGGTGCATGATATCGGCGAGCCGGGCCTGTTGTTCGGTCCGCGCGAGATGCGGCTTTATCCCAATGGCAAGCTGGCCGCGCATGTGCTGGGCGGGGCGAGTTTCGGGCGTGAGGGGGTCTATGCGGCCGAGGTGATTGGCGTGGCCGGGATCGAGAAGTTCTACGATGAACGCCTGCGGGATCCGGCAAAGGGGCATGAGCCGCTGACGCTGTCGCTGGACCTGTCGGTGCAGGCGGCGATCGAGCGGGTTCTGTATGGCGGCATGAGCCTGATGAATGCCAAGGGTGCCGCCGCGGTGCTGATGGATGTGCAGACGGGCGAGCTGATCTCGCTGGCGTCGCTGCCGGATTTCGACCCAAATGACCGGCCGCGCCCGCCGACCAAGGGCAACGCGTCGGACAGCCCGCTGTTCAACCGGGCGGTGCAGGGGCTCTACGAGCTGGGCTCGACCTTCAAGATCTTCGCGATGGCACAGGCGCTGGAGCTGCGGCTGGTGACCCCGGAGACCATGGTCGACACGCGCGGCCCGCTGACATGGGGCAAGTTCCGGATCCGGGATTTCCACGACTACGGCTCGCAGTTGTCGGCGACCAAGGTGATCGTGAAGTCGTCGAATATCGGCACCGCACGGGTGGCGCAGATGATCGGGGCGGAGCGGCAGCAGGAGTTCCTGAAATCGCTGGGTTTCTTCGAGCCGACCGGGGTCGAGCTGGTCGAGGCGGCGGGCGCGAAGCCGCTGTTGCCGCCGAAATGGTCGGAGCTTTCAACGATGACGATTTCCTATGGGCACGGGCTTTCGGCAAGCCCGCTGCACCTGGCCTCGGCCTATGCGACGATCGCCAATGGCGGGCACAAGGTGACGCCGACGCTGTTGCGCCAGCCGAAGGGGCAGCTGGGGGCCGAGGTGATGTCGGAGCAGACCGCCGCCAAGTCGATGGCGATGCTGCGGAAGGTGGTGAGCGAGGGCACCGCGTCGCTGGGCGAGGTGCCGGGCTATGCGGTGGCCGGCAAGACCGGGACGGCCGACAAGCCGAAGGAGAACGGCCGGGGCTATTACGAGGACAAGGTGATCGCCACGTTCGCCAGCGCGTTTCCCGCGCATGATCCGAAATACGTGCTGGTCGTGTCGCTGGACGAGCCGGTGGAAACCTCGGGCGACATTCCGCGCCGCACCGCCGGCTGGACCGCCGTGCCGGTGGCCGCCGAGATCATACGTCGCGTCGCGCCTTTGCTGGGTCTGAGACCCGAGATTGAACCCGGACAGTTGGCTGGTATAACGCTGACATCGAACTAG
- a CDS encoding sulfotransferase family 2 domain-containing protein: protein MIEYDRGKPLIFTHIPKTAGTSVRAVFEGWFGDNLRHHYGQPPERHDVEALHSPEHPLVLYGHFNGGRNLAAWEHYPQIDQFVTILRDPWERHLSLYFFAKRRQSWKNYSHFKSIGTLEEFLQGEETNFHNFFPEPLTRENFRDVIESRFVEIGIVEQLQASLARISDRLGVPFDPGQVPHVNAEPREEEIPTWLKDRFRGIHALEYEVYDYVRETYERG, encoded by the coding sequence TTGATCGAGTACGACCGCGGGAAACCGCTGATCTTCACGCATATCCCCAAGACGGCGGGTACCTCGGTGCGGGCCGTGTTCGAGGGGTGGTTCGGCGACAACCTGCGCCACCATTACGGCCAGCCGCCCGAGCGGCACGATGTTGAGGCGTTGCATTCGCCCGAGCATCCGCTGGTGCTTTACGGGCATTTCAACGGTGGGCGGAACCTGGCGGCGTGGGAGCATTACCCGCAGATCGACCAGTTCGTCACCATTCTGAGAGACCCGTGGGAGCGGCACCTGTCGCTGTATTTCTTCGCGAAGCGGCGGCAGAGCTGGAAGAACTACAGCCACTTCAAGTCGATCGGGACGCTCGAGGAATTCCTGCAGGGCGAGGAAACGAATTTTCACAACTTCTTTCCCGAGCCGCTGACCCGGGAGAATTTCAGGGATGTCATCGAGAGCCGGTTCGTCGAGATCGGTATCGTCGAGCAGCTTCAGGCATCTCTGGCACGGATCAGCGACCGGCTCGGGGTGCCGTTCGACCCGGGGCAGGTGCCCCATGTCAACGCCGAGCCGCGGGAGGAGGAGATTCCGACCTGGCTGAAGGACAGGTTCCGGGGCATTCACGCGCTGGAATACGAAGTCTACGATTACGTGCGCGAGACCTACGAACGGGGCTGA
- a CDS encoding division/cell wall cluster transcriptional repressor MraZ has protein sequence MVSSFLGEFNQKVDSKGRMSIPADFRSVLAEGDARYPENPLIRLVVLHGPHLKHCLHAYTVEAMAEIEAGINRLPRGSVERKRASRLILAKAWKTEIDKDGRIVLPQRLRQQIGLESEATMVAMGDYFEIWNADTYEEMESAETEAWLEELPDDFDPLSMINPPGEG, from the coding sequence GTGGTTTCGAGTTTCCTGGGCGAGTTCAACCAGAAGGTTGACAGCAAGGGTCGGATGTCGATCCCTGCTGATTTTCGCTCTGTGCTCGCCGAGGGTGATGCCCGATATCCCGAAAATCCGCTGATCCGGCTGGTCGTGTTGCACGGGCCGCATCTCAAGCATTGCCTGCACGCGTATACGGTCGAGGCGATGGCCGAGATCGAGGCCGGGATCAACCGCTTGCCGCGCGGCTCGGTCGAGCGGAAGCGTGCCTCGCGGCTCATTCTCGCCAAGGCGTGGAAAACCGAGATCGACAAGGATGGGCGTATCGTTCTTCCCCAACGGCTGCGTCAGCAGATCGGGCTGGAGAGTGAGGCCACGATGGTCGCGATGGGCGACTATTTCGAGATCTGGAATGCCGACACCTACGAAGAGATGGAATCGGCCGAGACCGAGGCGTGGCTGGAAGAGCTGCCGGACGATTTCGACCCGCTGTCGATGATCAACCCGCCAGGCGAGGGTTGA